Proteins from a single region of Helicoverpa armigera isolate CAAS_96S chromosome 21, ASM3070526v1, whole genome shotgun sequence:
- the LOC110374311 gene encoding 4-hydroxybutyrate coenzyme A transferase: protein MSVCKVVPNVTSRNFGRISAALSSAKLNRSYFTYTQSLSQPLDRVPERLTAKEAFEKWLKSGMTIYAQGAAATPVPLLDAMTEVGAAKNLRDIKVVHMHTEKEAKYVAPEYKDIFRSVSLFMAANVRKSVAEGRSDAIPIFLQDIPKLFHRKIIKPDIALIQVSPPDQHGYCSLGTSVDCVRAALVNSPIIVAQINVNMPRTFGDAIIHMSHIDTAVEDNTPLPEHGGKPASPEETKIGQLIGQNLVENGATLQMGIGSIPDAVLSALKDHKDLGIHSEMFSVGVIDLVKRGCITNNEKKFHRGRMVGSFLVGNRALYDFVDNNPFVEMLEIDYVNNTHIVSLQPKMTAINSCIEVDLTGQVCADSIGTRMFSGFGGQVDFIRGAAESVDGRGKPIIALVSVTKKGESKIVPTLKVGAGVVTSRAHVNYVVTEQGIADLFGKTLRQRAYELIKISHPDHREALEKAAFERLKCMPAP from the exons ATGTCCGTGTGCAAAGTGGTGCCGAATGTAACGAGCCGGAATTTCGGTAGAATAAGTGCCGCGCTGAGTAGTGCAAAGTTGAACAGAAGTTATTTCACATACACCCAGTCATTGTCTCAGCCCCTAGACCGGGTGCCGGAACGTTTGACTGCCAAAGAAGCCTTCGAAAAATGGTTGAAATCAG GTATGACGATCTACGCGCAAGGCGCGGCCGCCACCCCGGTGCCTCTACTGGACGCCATGACAGAAGTAGGCGCGGCCAAGAATCTGAGAGACATCAAAGTCGTCCATATGCACACTGAGAAGGAGGCCAAATACGTCGCTCCTGAATACAAGGATATCTTCAG GTCGGTGTCACTATTCATGGCTGCGAATGTCCGCAAGTCAGTAGCCGAAGGTCGGTCTGATGCCATCCCTATCTTCCTTCAGGACATCCCTAAGCTGTTCCACAGGAAGATCATCAAGCCTGACATTGCTCTTATTCAG GTATCTCCCCCCGACCAGCACGGGTACTGCAGTTTGGGAACATCAGTCGACTGCGTCAGAGCTGCTCTAGTCAACAGCCCAATTATTGTCG CGCAAATAAACGTCAACATGCCCCGCACATTCGGCGACGCGATCATCCACATGTCTCACATTGATACTGCCGTAGAAGACAATACTCCTCTCCCTGAGCACGGCGGCAAGCCCGCCAGTCCTGAGGAGACCAAGATCGGACAGCTCATCGGACAGAACCTCGTGGAAAATGGCGCTACGCTGCAGATGG GTATCGGCAGTATTCCTGATGCAGTGCTGTCAGCTTTGAAGGATCACAAAGACCTGGGCATCCACTCCGAGATGTTCAGCGTCGGGGTCATCGACCTCGTCAAGCGGGGATGTATTACTAACAACGA GAAGAAGTTCCACAGAGGGCGCATGGTGGGCAGTTTCCTCGTCGGCAACAGGGCGTTATACGACTTTGTCGACAACAACCCCTTCGTTG AAATGTTGGAGATAGACTACGTGAACAACACACACATCGTCTCTCTGCAACCCAAGATGACGGCCATTAACTCGTGCATCGAAGTCGATCTCACTGGACAAGTGTGTGCCGACTCTAttg GTACGCGCATGTTCTCGGGTTTCGGCGGTCAGGTAGACTTCATCCGCGGCGCCGCTGAGTCAGTGGACGGTCGCGGCAAGCCCATCATTGCTCTCGTCTCCGTCACCAAGAAGGGAGAGTCCAAGATCGTTCCTACGCTTAAAGTTG GAGCGGGAGTAGTAACAAGTCGTGCCCACGTGAACTACGTAGTCACTGAACAAGGCATAGCGGATCTCTTCGGCAAGACTCTAAGGCAACGCGCATACGAACTGATCAAGATATCACACCCCGACCACAGAGAAGCGTTGGAAAAGGCCGCATTTGAACGCCTTAAATGCATGCCTGCTccttag